One region of Collinsella aerofaciens ATCC 25986 genomic DNA includes:
- a CDS encoding alpha/beta fold hydrolase, whose protein sequence is MALITSYHVPGLYVEDHSIDVPLDWRGLEPMLLAVGSTMRRGAMPAPIAGAPESIKLFYRVVCAPDRINDDLPLLLFLQGGPGGESPRPLTPTSDGWIEEAVKHFRVVLPDQRGTGRSSCVDGRTIAALGDRAEAAGANAARSQADYLKRHLASSIVRDFEYLRLVGFGGKPWVTLGQSYGGFLTLSYLSLFPEGVAASFTCGGIPHVPASASEVYAHTFPRMAAKTQQYYDRYPADVERVAALADALEAQKPVLPDGSPMTVERLQLMGSDFGMKPSFERMHWIIDHAFVDGDGTLTCDASVSDSFLMRAFERTNTRTNPLYWTLQEFIYADGDTMPIGWAAAEEKAHRTEFDTLARPLMFTGEAMFPWMFEQMPELKPFKPAMDLLMEDTSWDKIYDPQRLAYNEVPLQAAVYFDDMYVDSGLQLDTLSRVGNSHAWVTNEFEHDGLHGSVVFKHLFDEALNRGDLRRIF, encoded by the coding sequence ATGGCCCTCATCACTTCGTACCACGTCCCCGGCCTTTACGTCGAGGACCACAGCATCGACGTCCCCCTTGACTGGCGCGGCCTGGAGCCGATGCTCCTGGCCGTCGGCAGCACCATGCGCCGCGGCGCTATGCCGGCACCCATCGCCGGCGCGCCCGAGAGCATCAAGCTCTTCTACCGCGTGGTTTGCGCGCCCGACCGCATCAACGACGATCTGCCACTGCTCCTGTTTTTGCAGGGCGGCCCCGGCGGCGAGAGCCCGCGTCCGCTGACGCCCACAAGCGACGGCTGGATCGAGGAGGCCGTCAAGCACTTCCGCGTGGTCCTTCCCGACCAGCGCGGCACCGGACGCAGCAGCTGCGTGGACGGGCGCACGATTGCCGCCTTGGGCGATCGCGCCGAGGCAGCAGGCGCCAATGCGGCCCGCTCGCAGGCGGACTACCTCAAGCGCCACCTCGCCAGCTCCATCGTGCGCGATTTTGAGTACCTGCGCCTAGTGGGCTTTGGAGGCAAGCCGTGGGTCACGCTCGGCCAAAGCTACGGCGGTTTTTTGACGCTGAGCTACCTGTCGCTCTTCCCCGAGGGCGTGGCGGCGAGCTTTACCTGCGGCGGAATCCCCCACGTGCCGGCGAGCGCAAGCGAGGTCTACGCGCACACCTTCCCGCGCATGGCCGCCAAGACGCAGCAGTATTATGACCGCTACCCCGCTGACGTCGAGCGCGTGGCAGCCCTGGCCGATGCGCTCGAAGCCCAGAAGCCCGTGCTGCCCGACGGCTCGCCGATGACAGTCGAGCGCCTACAGCTCATGGGCAGCGACTTTGGCATGAAGCCGAGCTTTGAACGCATGCATTGGATTATCGATCACGCTTTTGTTGATGGCGACGGCACGCTGACCTGCGACGCCTCGGTATCTGACAGCTTTTTGATGCGCGCCTTCGAGCGCACCAACACGCGCACGAATCCGCTGTACTGGACGCTGCAGGAGTTCATATACGCCGACGGTGACACTATGCCCATTGGCTGGGCCGCGGCTGAAGAGAAGGCTCACCGCACCGAGTTCGACACCCTCGCGCGCCCGCTCATGTTTACCGGCGAGGCCATGTTCCCGTGGATGTTCGAGCAGATGCCCGAGCTCAAGCCCTTCAAGCCCGCCATGGACCTGCTGATGGAAGACACCAGCTGGGACAAGATCTACGACCCGCAGCGCCTGGCCTACAACGAAGTGCCGCTCCAGGCCGCGGTGTATTTCGACGACATGTACGTGGATTCGGGCCTGCAGCTCGATACGCTCAGCCGCGTGGGCAACTCGCATGCCTGGGTGACCAACGAGTTCGAGCACGACGGTCTGCACGGCAGTGTGGTGTTCAAGCACCTCTTCGACGAAGCACTCAACCGCGGAGACCTGCGCCGGATCTTCTAA
- the proB gene encoding glutamate 5-kinase, whose protein sequence is MTTSYKTMVVKIGSSTVVGTDGKVNRSFIGGLADQAAALRKLGWRLVVVSSGAIACGYPVLGFDRKPVGDLPSLQACASAGQCIISSAYDEEFHARDLLTSLVLLTRHDTARRTSYLHARDALLRLVELGVVPVVNENDTVTVDEIKFGDNDTLAALVSCLVSADLCVTLSDIDGLYTANPHEDPTAEFVPVVHKIDAKIIASAGDSSTSVGTGGMITKIRASRILMTAGIQSVICSGEEPDALVRLARGESVGTLFDPPAERLDIAPRKLWIALGDKAHGSVTVDDGAAKALVSRGSSLLAVGIREVDGQFAEGDVLDVCDPSGMVVARGIAEADSDVLELAAGRRQDQIASNRLLANLAEKPAIHRDNLIVFA, encoded by the coding sequence ATGACGACTTCTTATAAAACGATGGTGGTAAAGATCGGTTCGTCCACGGTTGTGGGCACTGACGGCAAGGTCAACCGCTCCTTTATCGGCGGGCTTGCCGATCAGGCCGCAGCGCTGCGCAAGCTCGGCTGGCGTCTGGTCGTGGTGAGCTCGGGCGCTATCGCCTGTGGCTATCCCGTGCTGGGCTTCGACCGCAAGCCGGTCGGCGACCTGCCGAGCCTGCAGGCTTGCGCCTCGGCTGGTCAGTGCATCATCTCGTCGGCCTACGACGAGGAGTTCCATGCGCGCGACCTGCTCACCTCGCTCGTGCTGCTCACGCGCCACGATACGGCCCGCCGCACGTCTTACCTGCACGCGCGCGACGCCCTGCTGCGCCTCGTGGAGCTTGGCGTGGTGCCGGTCGTCAACGAGAACGATACCGTTACCGTCGATGAGATTAAGTTTGGCGACAACGACACACTGGCGGCGCTTGTGAGCTGCCTGGTTTCTGCCGATCTGTGCGTGACGCTCTCGGACATCGATGGCCTCTATACTGCCAATCCGCATGAGGACCCCACGGCCGAGTTTGTTCCTGTCGTGCATAAGATCGATGCCAAGATTATTGCCTCGGCGGGCGATTCTTCCACATCGGTGGGCACGGGCGGCATGATTACCAAGATTCGCGCGAGCCGCATCCTGATGACGGCGGGCATTCAGAGCGTGATTTGCTCGGGCGAGGAGCCCGATGCGCTCGTGCGCCTCGCCCGCGGCGAGAGCGTGGGCACGCTGTTCGATCCGCCGGCGGAGCGTCTGGACATCGCACCCCGCAAGCTGTGGATCGCACTGGGCGACAAGGCGCATGGCTCGGTGACGGTCGATGATGGTGCTGCGAAGGCGCTGGTCAGCCGTGGCTCTTCTCTGCTTGCGGTGGGTATTCGCGAGGTCGATGGCCAGTTTGCCGAGGGCGATGTGCTCGATGTGTGCGACCCGAGCGGTATGGTCGTCGCCCGCGGTATCGCCGAGGCCGATTCGGACGTGCTGGAGCTTGCTGCCGGCCGCCGCCAGGACCAGATCGCCAGCAACCGCCTGCTCGCTAACTTGGCCGAGAAGCCGGCGATACACAGGGATAACTTGATCGTATTTGCATAA
- a CDS encoding nicotinate phosphoribosyltransferase, translating to MALTDISHPTDIAMLTDLYELTMAQGLWESGKANEQGCFTAFYRDHPFGSAYAVMCGTAELPELVENLRFTPEDIDYLASLQAPAGGAMFKSGFLDYLRDFRAHVNIDAVPEGELVFPREPMVRVTGPALECQLLETALLNIVGFQTLVATKTARVVLAADGRPVAEFGLRRAQGPDGGLAVARASYVAGCSSTSNVLAGRRYGIPVFGTHAHSWVMSFDSELEAFRAFAKSSPKNCTLLIDTYDVREGCEHAITVAKEMEAVGERLSAIRIDSGDLAKLSKYVRGRFDAEGLPYVGISVSNDLDEYTIQSLLDQGAPIDSFGVGTKLATCYDQPALGGVYKLSARRASEADPWTPVVKLSEQPYKRTIPGVQRVRRYYDGFGGPVCDMIYDEDHLAGEGAARGNTLVAVNDAALVTDVSELEYRELLVPIVRDGSAVAPRESIQDARERCAWALDHLDAAFKRFLYPQTYVVGMEQGLAQVRDELVRKNMAAASAFPWAH from the coding sequence ATGGCTTTGACCGACATCTCGCATCCCACCGACATTGCAATGCTCACCGATCTGTACGAGCTCACTATGGCCCAGGGCCTGTGGGAGAGCGGCAAGGCCAATGAGCAGGGTTGTTTTACCGCGTTTTACCGCGACCATCCCTTTGGCAGCGCCTATGCCGTCATGTGCGGCACCGCCGAGCTGCCCGAGCTGGTCGAGAATCTGCGCTTTACGCCCGAGGACATCGACTACCTCGCCTCGCTCCAGGCCCCTGCTGGCGGTGCGATGTTCAAGTCTGGATTCCTCGACTACCTGCGCGATTTTCGTGCGCATGTAAACATCGACGCCGTGCCCGAGGGCGAGCTCGTCTTTCCGCGCGAGCCCATGGTGCGCGTCACCGGCCCCGCGCTGGAGTGCCAGCTGCTCGAGACGGCGCTGCTCAACATCGTCGGGTTCCAGACGCTTGTCGCCACCAAGACGGCGCGCGTGGTGCTCGCCGCCGACGGTCGCCCCGTGGCGGAGTTTGGCCTGCGCCGAGCCCAGGGTCCCGATGGCGGCCTGGCCGTTGCGCGCGCGAGCTACGTTGCCGGCTGCTCCTCTACGTCCAATGTGCTCGCCGGCCGCCGCTACGGTATTCCCGTCTTTGGCACGCATGCTCACAGCTGGGTGATGAGCTTCGATTCCGAGCTCGAGGCCTTCCGTGCCTTTGCCAAATCGAGCCCCAAGAACTGCACGCTGCTCATCGACACCTATGACGTGCGCGAGGGCTGTGAACATGCCATTACGGTTGCCAAGGAGATGGAAGCGGTGGGCGAGCGCTTGTCGGCCATTCGCATTGACTCCGGCGACCTCGCCAAGCTCTCCAAGTATGTTCGCGGCCGTTTTGATGCCGAGGGCCTGCCCTATGTGGGGATCTCGGTTTCTAACGATCTGGATGAGTACACGATTCAGTCGCTGCTCGACCAGGGCGCGCCCATCGACAGCTTTGGCGTGGGTACCAAGCTTGCGACCTGCTATGACCAGCCGGCGCTGGGCGGCGTGTACAAGCTTTCCGCCCGCCGTGCGAGCGAGGCAGATCCATGGACGCCGGTGGTCAAGCTCTCCGAGCAGCCCTACAAGCGCACGATCCCGGGTGTGCAACGCGTGCGCCGTTATTACGACGGCTTTGGCGGCCCGGTCTGCGACATGATCTACGACGAGGACCATCTGGCGGGGGAGGGCGCCGCGCGCGGCAATACCCTCGTGGCCGTGAATGATGCCGCCCTGGTGACCGACGTGTCCGAACTTGAGTATCGCGAGCTGCTGGTGCCGATCGTGCGCGATGGCAGTGCGGTGGCTCCGCGTGAGAGCATCCAGGACGCGCGCGAGCGCTGTGCTTGGGCGCTCGATCATCTGGACGCAGCTTTCAAGCGCTTCCTGTACCCGCAGACCTATGTGGTGGGCATGGAGCAGGGCCTGGCTCAGGTGCGCGACGAGCTCGTGCGCAAGAACATGGCCGCGGCTTCTGCCTTTCCCTGGGCTCACTAA
- a CDS encoding radical SAM protein — MPTSLTELFSPACHLCPRRCGAARDEGAHGVCGANDTLKVARAALHMWEEPPISGEAGSGTIFFSGCSLKCIYCQNHEISTGNFGLEISPERLVEIMLELQDQGANNINLVTATHYAHLLPAAIAAARARGLVIPIVYNTSGYERASAVAALGDLVDVWLTDFKYADAGLAQSLSHIKDYPRVAVSGLAQMAREIERRGGELVDEDGLMKRGMIVRHLVLPGHADDSCRVLDLVWQTVGDVPISVMNQYTPNALMREQGGDLARAVTREEYEQVLDHADDLGFTTMFWQEGGAVDESFTPAFDTTGVLTSAK, encoded by the coding sequence ATGCCGACGTCGTTGACCGAACTTTTTTCGCCCGCCTGCCATTTGTGTCCGCGCCGTTGCGGTGCGGCGCGCGATGAGGGCGCGCACGGCGTCTGCGGTGCTAACGACACGCTCAAGGTGGCCCGCGCCGCGCTTCATATGTGGGAGGAGCCGCCTATCTCGGGCGAGGCCGGTTCGGGCACGATCTTCTTTAGCGGCTGCTCGCTCAAATGTATCTACTGCCAGAACCACGAGATCTCGACCGGCAATTTTGGCCTTGAGATTTCGCCTGAGCGCCTGGTCGAGATTATGCTGGAACTGCAGGACCAGGGTGCCAACAACATCAATTTGGTGACGGCGACGCACTATGCGCACCTGTTGCCTGCCGCGATTGCCGCGGCACGGGCGCGCGGACTGGTTATCCCAATCGTCTACAACACGAGTGGTTACGAGCGCGCGAGTGCCGTGGCGGCGCTGGGCGACCTGGTCGATGTGTGGCTCACCGACTTTAAATATGCCGATGCCGGGCTTGCGCAGTCGCTCTCCCATATAAAGGATTACCCGCGTGTGGCCGTGTCGGGTCTGGCCCAGATGGCGCGCGAGATCGAGCGCCGCGGGGGAGAGTTGGTGGACGAGGACGGGCTTATGAAGCGTGGCATGATCGTGCGTCACCTGGTGCTTCCGGGGCATGCAGACGATTCGTGTCGCGTGCTGGACCTGGTGTGGCAGACGGTGGGCGACGTGCCGATCTCGGTTATGAACCAGTACACGCCCAATGCGCTCATGCGCGAGCAGGGCGGCGACCTGGCACGCGCCGTGACGCGTGAGGAGTACGAGCAGGTGCTCGACCATGCCGACGACCTGGGTTTTACGACGATGTTCTGGCAAGAGGGCGGCGCGGTAGACGAGAGCTTCACCCCGGCCTTCGACACCACCGGTGTTCTTACCAGCGCAAAGTAG